A region of Catellicoccus marimammalium M35/04/3 DNA encodes the following proteins:
- the rpsE gene encoding 30S ribosomal protein S5 — protein MTYIDPKNLELEDRVVAINRVTKVVKGGRRLRFAALVVVGDKNGHVGFGTGKAQEVPEAIRKAIESAKKNLIEVPMVGSTIPHEVIGRFGGGQILMKPAVEGSGVAAGGPVRAVLELAGVSDITSKSLGSNTPINMVRATVEGLKQLKRAEEVAALRGKSVEEL, from the coding sequence ATGACTTATATTGATCCAAAGAACTTGGAATTAGAAGACCGCGTTGTAGCGATTAACCGCGTTACTAAAGTTGTTAAAGGTGGACGTCGTTTACGTTTCGCTGCTTTAGTAGTAGTGGGCGATAAGAATGGACACGTAGGTTTTGGTACAGGTAAAGCTCAAGAAGTACCAGAAGCAATCCGTAAAGCCATTGAATCTGCGAAGAAAAACTTAATCGAAGTACCAATGGTAGGTTCTACAATTCCTCACGAAGTTATCGGACGCTTTGGCGGTGGACAAATCTTAATGAAACCTGCAGTAGAAGGTTCTGGGGTAGCAGCTGGTGGTCCAGTTCGTGCCGTATTAGAATTAGCAGGTGTTTCTGATATTACAAGTAAATCTTTAGGTTCAAACACACCAATCAACATGGTACGTGCGACTGTAGAAGGTTTAAAACAATTAAAACGTGCAGAAGAAGTTGCTGCTTTACGCGGTAAATCTGTAGAAGAATTATAA
- the rplO gene encoding 50S ribosomal protein L15 yields MKLHELHSAEGSRKVRNRVGRGTSSGNGKTAGRGQKGQKARSGGGVRLGFEGGQNPLFRRLPKRGFNNINRKEYAIVNIEVLNNRFEDGAEITPATLLEAGIIKNEKSGVKVLGNGELTKKLNVKAAKFSKSAEEAITAAGGSIEVI; encoded by the coding sequence ATGAAATTACATGAGTTACATTCTGCTGAAGGTTCAAGAAAAGTTCGCAACCGTGTAGGACGCGGTACTTCATCTGGTAACGGTAAAACTGCTGGACGTGGTCAAAAAGGTCAAAAAGCTCGTTCAGGTGGTGGCGTACGTTTAGGATTTGAAGGGGGACAAAACCCATTATTCCGTCGTTTACCAAAACGCGGTTTCAACAACATCAACCGTAAAGAATACGCAATCGTTAATATTGAAGTATTAAACAATCGTTTCGAAGATGGTGCTGAAATTACTCCAGCTACTTTATTAGAAGCTGGCATCATCAAAAACGAAAAATCAGGCGTTAAAGTTTTAGGTAATGGTGAATTAACTAAAAAATTAAACGTAAAAGCAGCGAAATTCTCTAAATCTGCTGAAGAAGCAATTACAGCTGCAGGTGGATCAATC
- the rplR gene encoding 50S ribosomal protein L18: MITKPDKNKVRLKRHKRVRSKISGTAECPRLNVYRSNKNIYAQVIDDVAGVTLASASTLDKEISGGTKTEAAAAVGALVAKRAADKGIKEVVFDRGGYLYHGRVEALANAARENGLEF; encoded by the coding sequence GTGATTACAAAACCAGATAAAAATAAAGTACGCTTAAAACGTCATAAACGTGTACGTTCAAAAATCTCTGGTACTGCAGAGTGCCCACGTCTTAACGTGTATCGTTCAAATAAAAACATCTACGCTCAAGTAATTGATGACGTAGCGGGTGTAACGCTAGCAAGTGCCTCTACCTTAGATAAAGAAATTTCAGGTGGAACAAAAACTGAAGCAGCAGCAGCTGTTGGTGCTTTAGTGGCAAAACGTGCAGCCGATAAAGGAATTAAAGAAGTTGTTTTCGACCGTGGTGGATACTTATACCATGGACGTGTTGAAGCTTTAGCAAATGCAGCACGCGAAAACGGACTAGAATTTTAA
- the rpmD gene encoding 50S ribosomal protein L30: MAQLEITLKRSVIGRPQKQRKVVEALGLTKVNSTVVKPDNEAIRGMVNAVSHLVDVKEA; this comes from the coding sequence ATGGCTCAATTAGAAATTACTTTAAAACGTAGTGTAATCGGACGTCCTCAAAAACAACGTAAAGTTGTAGAAGCTTTAGGTTTAACAAAAGTGAACAGTACAGTAGTAAAACCTGACAACGAAGCAATTCGTGGAATGGTAAATGCTGTTTCTCACTTAGTGGACGTTAAAGAAGCTTAA